Genomic window (Rossellomorea aquimaris):
CATCTCAAAAACCAAGGATATAAGACAGAGCCCGCGTTTTGTAAGCTTTTTGATATTACGGGAGATCCTTATGAAGGTCTGATTCGGTTTGGGGTTGGAGAAGGGATTATCACGGAGTAGGTTTTTTGAGAAGTTTTTAATGTATTTAAAGGCTACAGTTTTATTATAAAGGTTAAAGGAATGAAAAATGGGGTGCATTAGGAAGCAAGGTAACCGTCCTGGCATTTCCTGTTTATAAATTAAAACACTCGCTTCCCGAAAGAAGGAAGCGAGTGTTTTAATTTATTTATGCTACTTCTGTTTCTTCCTTCTCCCCAGTCCCCTTTGACTTAAAGCTGATGAAGAAGAGGATGGCAAGAAGGACGATGATTGACGCGAAAACAATCACATTGGATTCAATCAAGCTGACGAGATTACCAAGCACGATGCCGACCAACCCGAAGTCCGCATCTCCAAATGTTGTCCCCTGGAAACCTAAATTGCCTAAAACCGGCAATAAGAGAGCTGGCAGGAAGCTGATCATGACGCCGTTCGCCATGGAGCCGATGACTGCACCTCTTCGACCGCCGGTTGCGTTGCCGAAGACTCCGGCAGCAGCGCCTGTGAAGAAGTGAGGGACAAGTCCCGGAACGATGACTTTCAATCCAAGTAGTGGCAAGAAAAGCATGCTGACGAGACCGGCAATGAAGCTGAATAAGAAACCGATGATGACGGCATTTCCTGCGAATGGGAAGATGGCCGGGCAATCAAGAGCGGGTTTCGCATTCGGGACGATTTTGTCCGCAATCCCTTTGAAGGCAGGAACGATTTCACCAAGGAGCATGCGTACCCCGGCTAAAATGATATACACACCAACGGCAAATGTGATTCCCTGCATAAAAGCAAAGACCAGGAAGTTTTGTCCGCCGCTCAATTCTCCTTCAACGAAGGCTGGTCCTGCTGCACCTGCCACGATAAAGAAGAGGATGACCATCGTCAGTGATACGGAGACCGATGTGTCCCGGAGAAAGCCGAGTGACTTTGGAACTTTGATTTCTTCTGTCGATTTAGAACCTTTACCAACTGCTTTACCGACCGCAGCCGAAACCAAATACCCGATCGATCCGAAGTGGCCGACGGCAAAGTCATCAGACCCGGTGACTTTACGGGTGAAAGGCTGAAGCATCGCAGGTGACAGGACCATCAGTGCACCAAGGATGATCGAGCCGAGAATGATCAACGGTACTCCGGTGAATCCTCCTGTGGTTAAGATGACAGCGATCAAGCAAGCCATGAACATAGTATGATGTCCGGTTAAGAAGATATATTTAAAAGGACTGAATCGCGCAATAAGAATATTGACAATCATACCGAACAGCATGATCATCGCTGTCTCCGTACCGAAGCTTTCCTGTGCAAGGGCAACGACCGCTTCATTGTTCGGAATCACCCCGTCGACTTCAAAGGCATGATTGAACATGCTGCTGAATTGTCCGAGGGACTGGACGAGTACATTTGCACCCGCCCCGAGGATGACGAAGCCCATGACCGTTTTAAGGGTTCCGGATACGACATCCCCTGAATTCTTGCGTTGAATAAGGAGCCCGATTAAGGCGAATAGACCGACAAGGATCGCGGGTGTACCCAGTATATCCTTCATTATGATATCAACCATTTGTATCGCTCCTTCCGTTTTAGTGGACTAGATATTTTGTTCCAGTGCTGCGCGAAGTTCGTTCTTATCCATCAGGTTCTTCAATTTCACGACATGTTTACGGCCATCTTCCAGACTTTCCACGATATCCTCTGAACCGATGAAGAGATCCGCTTGCTCCGTCTTGGCAGTTGTCAGGTCTGTGTGGGACACCTCAGCTTCTTTTCCCATATCCTTCAGTGCTGCTTTCACATTCATTTCTACGATCATGCTGCTTCCTAATCCATTTCCACATACGACTAATACTTTTTTCATTTTTATTTCCTCCTCTGATTTATACTTCTACTGTTTGATTGATTAATTCAATAATGGTTTGACGATCACTTGCTGAGATTAACTTTTCCACGTTGTCTTCATTGGACAGCAGTTCTGTGAGCTGGGCCAAAGCTTTTAAGTGGGTTTGATTATCAATCGCCGCCAGCACGATGATGAGCTGAGCGCGATGTTTTTCTTTTTCGGAAAAATAAACCGGTTCCTCGAGTCTCAGGAAGCTCATCCCCAGCTGTTCGACGCCTGTCTCTGGACGGGCATGGGGGATTGCGATGTTCGGGGCGATGACGATGTAAGGACCCAATTCCTTCACGTTTGTGATCATCGCGTCCACATAGTCCGGACGGATCGATTGTTGATCGACGAGCGGCTCGCTCGCGACCCGGATGGCTTCCTCCCAGCTTGTGACACGGTCTTTCAGCTGTATCGTCTGTTCTGTCAGTAATTCATTAAGCATAGGCTTTCTGAGCTCCTTTATCGTGGGAGTAGTTTGTTCTAAAAGCTGGACCAGGTCTCTCTTCAGTGCGTCTTCTTCATGGACGGTCGCGTGACGCTTGATCACGTCCATCAGAAGGTCGGTCCTGTTTTTTTCGTTCGGCTTTGAGTCGAAAAGCTCGTTCATTCTCTGCATGACCCGTTCCTTTTCAAGATTCGTCAAGATCGCGGGAACGTGGATGACTGGAATGTCTTTTTCTTTTATATAATTGGTGGAAAAAATAATATCCGCCTCGTACGTGTTCGTTCGATACTCCCTCATGGAAAGCGTCGTGATGACATTGAGCCCGGCAATCAGATTCTCAAGCTGGGTCCGGAGCATATTGGATGTCCCGATTCCATTTTCACACACGATGAGGGCTCTGAACTTTGTCTCTACCTTTTTCTTCTCTTTCGTCAACCATCCTCCGAAGTGCAGGGTGATATAGGCTGCTTCTTCATCGGGTACCGTTTTTCCGACATACAGTTCCAGATGCCTCATCACCCGCTTTGTCAGGTGAAAGATGTCCGGGTACGTCGTTTGAATGCTGTCGGACAGATCATTCGCGATCGAGAGCCCGTATTTGAGCCGGTAAAATGTCGGTTTAATATGGGAGATCAGGTTTTCCTCGAGTCCCTTTTTGTCATCGAACACGACGCAGGAGTAAAGCTGGAAATCATGGATCATCCGTTGAACGACTTCCTTCAGCCCTGATAATTCCTGTTCCGTATAGCGATTGAAATTATCCTGCTGGACTTTGGATCCCAGCAGGTTCATCGTGATGAAGCAAACCTCATCATCGGGAAATGTGACGTCAAGCTTATTGGTTATATGAAGAGCTGCCCGGTAGGCTTCAGTCTGCTTCAAGACTTCTTTTTCTTCGTAAGGCACAGAGGTATACTTTTGCAGTTCGATCCGCTTAATGATCATCAGGAGCTGAAGAGACAGGATCTCGACCATCTCATCGGTCAGCGTCAATCCCAATTCCTTTTCGGCTTCATAAAGAATTTCCCTCACAAGACGCCTCTGCTCGGTTTCCTGTGACCACGTGTCTGCTTCCGGCTGAATCATCCTGTGAACCTCATTCCGGACATTCTGCCAATCTTGATGGGAGAAGATGGTCGCAAGGATCGTGGAAAGCATCGTACGCTTTGCTTCCTCAGGTCCCATCAACCGGTAGCCTGAACCTTTCTTGTAATAAAGGTCCAGACCCGCTTCACGAAATTCTTTCTTGATGTCTTTAATCACCTTTGCGATTGTTCCCCGGCTCATGCTGGTCAGGTCCATGAACCGCTGCATCGACGCATCTTGTTCTTCCAACAGGATGGAGGCTTTAATCAGAACTTCGCGCTCTTCTTTCGATAACTGATACTGCCAGTCTTCAAAACTCTGATCCTTCGAAACCATCAACTGCGATTTCGATTCAGGGGGTAAGAATAACCCTTTCCCATGCTGACTTTCAATCGGTTCCAACCCTTCCGTCCTCAGCCAGCTGTTGATCTGATCGAGGTCGTAATAAATGGTCCGTTGGGACAAGTTCATCCTGGCGACCAGTTCCTTTGTGGGAACCGGGTCGGGTGAATGCTGAATGATGGATAATAAGTGTGCACGCCTTTTATCCAGTACCATGAGGATCCTCCTCTAGTTAATTTTGCATATTTATATTCTTGTTTAGTAGATGATCATCTTATAAATCTATTATATGGGCTATTCGCCAGGGATGAAAGGGGTTTCACTGTGTAGAGTTCGTAAGGGTTATTTTTGCAAGATTGAACAGTTGGGTAAGATGGGCATCAGTGTAGGGATTATGGATTGTCAAAGTGATGGAATTTTGAAATAATTGGTAAGATAAAAGGTATAGGGGAGGTCAAACCATGACGAATGATTTTTATTGCGATGAAGTATTAAGTGGAAAAACAGAAATAAAAAAGGTGCTAGAAACAGACAATGTCCTCGCCTACCATCACACCAGGCCCTTCTATCCCGTCCATATCGTGGCGATCCCGAAAAAGCATATTCCATCCCTTCTTACGCTGGAAGAAGGTGATGACGAATTATTGCTTGAACTAATGGGGGTCATCAAAAAGGTGGCGCACATGGTCACCAATGAATCTGGGGCGTGTAAGGTCATTACGAATATAGGAGACTATCAAGATTCAAAGCATCTGCATTGGCATATTGTTTCTGGCAAGGCACTTCGGTAAAAGATAAAAGATGAAAGGAGAAAGCACATGACCAATGAAGAAACCTGTCCATTCTGCAATCCCGATGAGGACAAAGACCAAAACATCATATTTGAAAATGAATCCTGCTATTTCCTGCAGCATAACAAGCACCAGGATGTATTAGAAGGATCCGGGGTCATTGTTCCGAAAAACCATCATGCGGACGCATTTGAATTAACGGAAAAAGAGTGGAACGATACATACAAACTATTACAAAAAGCAAAGAAATACTTAAACGAAGAGTTTTCACCAGATGGCTATACACTGGGCTGGAATGTTGGGGAGGTGTCGAATCAGTTTATCTTCCATTGTCATTTACATGTGATACCGAGATACAATGATGAGCCCTTGGCTGGAAAAGGAGTCCGTTATTGGTTGAAGCAACCTGAGAATAAAAGAAGAAGACTGAAATCAAGTAAATAGATAGGGGGAAATGCGTATGTAAGTAAGTCTTCCAGGTTGATGATAGTAATGAAAAGGACGATCCTGCTGCTTACCCTAGTAAGCAGCAGGATCGTCCTCTTATGATTAATATGCAGTTACCAACTTTTTTTAATAGATTCCTTCACATCACCAACCTTTTCCTGAATCTTCCCTTTATCCTTATCGCGTTCGCCTTCCGCTATAATACGATCGTCGTTTGTAAGTTTACCCAAACCTTTCTTCAAATCTCCCTTTGTCTGCTTTCGCTTCCCTTTTATCTGATCATGATTTTCTCGCATTTTAACTACCTCATTTCTATAGTTTATTGTTTTATTATTCATTATCCAAATGGGATTAAGAATAAACTAAAAAGGTGATAGCAATATATGTTAACTCAGTAACAAGAAAGAAATTAATCATTGAGTTAAAAGATATAATTTGAAATAATTGGTAGTAAGGAAGTATTCTGATTAGGGGGCAGGGATTCATGGTGAACTTATTCCTTTCCGGCGGCGGAGATAAGGAACAGACACAAATATTGGATAAGGAATTTGTTAGTGCAAAAGATCTTAATAAGCCACTGCTATACATTCCAATCGCGATGCAAGGCGAAATTCCTTATGAAGACTGTTACAAATGGATACATAGTGTGTTTAGTCCTCAAGGCATTAATGAAATAGAAATGTGGACTGATTTGGAAGCTAAGTCACTAGAGGATCTAAAGAAGTTCTCCTCCATTTATATCGGCGGAGGGAATACTTTCTATTTGTTGAACACCTTACGTGAGACAGGGTTTGATACCATTTTAAAAGAGTTTGTAGACAATCAGGGGATTGTATATGGAGGGAGTGCCGGGGCTATTATTTTAGGCAGAGATATTTTAACCTCTTCCCATATGGATTCAAACCGAACAAATTTGAAGTCCTTTGAAGGTTTTAACTACATAGACAGCTATTCAGTATGGTGTCACTACGAACCTGGCCACGATGACTTAATCAAACAATACGTAGACAAACATGGAATTTCTGTCATTGCGTTACCAGAGGAAACGGGCATTGTTTTGAGTGAAGGTACACTTAAAGTAATAGGTTCGTCTCCCGCTTATATTTTTAGAATTAGGGATCAATATGTTGTTGAACCAAATGGGGAAATTGAATAGTGGTTTGGTTATTGGGGTGCGATTGAAGATTTCATACAGAGTTAAAGGACAAGCTTAATGATGAAAAATAAAAATGAACGAACAAGGGAGAGAGTCTCAATGTTAAAAGTCAGACCGTTAGAGGATAGAGATTATGAATTGATCAGGGAAGCGGAAAAAGTCATCGAAAAGAATTATCGATATGGACGCCATCACATTGGTTCGGCAGTCAGGTCAGCATCCGGACTGGTTTATTCAGCCGTCCACGTAGAAGCAAACGTTGGAAGAATCACGGTATGTGGGGAAGCGATGGCTATAGGGAAGTCTATTTCTGAAGGGGATCACGAGTTTGAAACGATTGTAGCTGTTGCTCATCCTCATCCACATGAAGATATAGAGAAATGTTGGGTCGTTGCCCCCTGTGGAATGTGCCGGGAGCTAATAAGTGACTATGGGGAAAATACCGATGTCATCATTCCTTATAATGGTGAACTCGTAAAGTGTCATGTGTTGGAGCTGTTGCCAGAGAAATATACGAGTGATATGGAAGAAAAGTGATGGGGATGAGCAAGGTGTCCATCGATGAAGTAACAGAAACATTGCTATCCCGGCTATCCCGTTATCAAAAAAAGTTCTCGGAAAATCGCCGCTTCATTGTAGGGATAGATGGGTTAGGAGGAGCAGGTAAGACCACCGTTGCAAAAGAGCTTCGACATGCATTGGAGCTTTGTAATCATGAGGCTTTCATCGTTCATCTTGATGATCACATTGTTGAAACACATAAGCGATATGGGACCGGGAATGATGAATGGTTCGAATATTATTTTCTCCAATGGGACATTGGATTAATCGAAACAGAGCTGTTCAGAAAGCTGCATACTAGCGGCTCTATTACCCTGCCGTTCTATCATTCTTCAACGGATTCGGTCATTAGGAAACCAATCCACCTGCCCCCGTCTGCCATCATCCTTATTGAGGGTGTCTTCTTACAAAGGAAAGAATGGCGCCGATATGTTGATTTTATGATCTATATTGATTGTTCACATGAATTAAGAGTTGAAAGAGTATTGGACCGTGACCTCTATCTCGGTGACCATCAAGCAAGGCTTGAAAAGTACAAAAGAAGATACTGGGTGGCTGAAGATTACTACGTCGATGAGGTCGATCCGATAGGGAGTGCGGATTATATATACAGAATATTTAAATGAAATGGGGGATTGAACGAATGAGGAAATGCTGTGGGATCAACGACAAATGATGAAACATGAGACGAAATAAGAAAAGGGGATTAAGATGCTGGATATTCTGAAACAAAATAAAAAAAGCTGGGATAAAGTTGCCCGCCATTTTAACGGGAAGGATGCCTTGCCGAGTTACGGGCCGTTTACACAAACGGAAGAAGAATTGAGGCTGTTTGATGACATTACCAGCAAAAAGGTGCTTGATATCGGGTGTGGCAGCGGGCACTCCTTACTATATATGAAGGAAATTGGTGCCAGTGAATTATGGGGCGTTGACCTGTCAGGTACTCAAATCGAGACGGCAAAAGAAACGTTAAAGGGCTTGGATGCCAACTTATCCTGTTCACCTATGGAAGAAGACATCGGGCTGCCGAAGGCTTATTTTGACATCGTATACTCTATCTATGCCATTGGCTGGACAACAGACCTGCCATCTACTTTAAGGTTGATTCACTCCTATTTGAAAACAGGCGGTTCACTGATCTTTAGTTGGGATCATCCCTTATACCCCCATATGAAAAGTGAAGATGGCCAAATTTATCTGGAAGGTTCTTACCAGAAAGAGGGAATCACTACGTACCCGAACTTCAAAGGCGAAGATGCTCCTGTCGTCATCCCGAAACGAAAACTGAGTACATATATCAATGAAGTCATCAAAGCAGGATTTACGATTGAATCGGTTATTGAAAGCGACGTATCAGCAGCTTTTGACTCAGTGGAGGAGGAAGTATCTGATCGCTATTACTCATTATATAAGGCGAGGAAATTTCCTACTACGATGGTGATCAAGGCAAGGAAAGGAGGACCTCATGTTCTATAGAAGAAAGTTCTATCTAGTCAAAAAAGAGTTCGTCGAAACGTTCAATGATCACTTCAATCACACGAATCTGCCGAACCAGATTAGACATGGCTCGCGACTGATTGGTCGCTGGATGAAGGATCATGATGAAGAGACCGTTGAGATCTTTGCCATTTGGGAATATGACAGTCAGGAGGATTATATGAAGATTGAAACGAGCATCAGGAATGACCAAGAGCATCTGAAACGTATCAGGGATTGGTATGAAGAGCATGGCGGGAGGGAATTTGTCGCTAAGGAATATATCATAGAAATGAGGAATGAGGCGTTGGAGACGACAGTTCGGTGAATTAGGTGATAGATGATTATGATGATTTGATTCACTTATTGTGAATGCCGGACGGTTCTACTACTTTCAAAGCAATAGAACCGCAGCCTCATTCAAATATTACCATAGTAAGGACCGGCACTCACCTCCGCATTAATCGATTGTAACTGAGAGACGGTTACAAATTGATAACCTTCCTTTTCAAGTGTTGTTAGTAATGTCGGCAAAGCTTCAGCTGTTGTGGGATGAACATCGTGTAACAGGATGATCGATCCAGGGGTGATTTCCTTCTGAACAACCCGGTTGATGGCATCGGCGTTCTTGTTTTTCCAATCGAGTGAATCGACGGACCATAGGACGATTGGTGAGCCATAATCACCTGCCACCTCCACAACCTCATCATTTATAGCTCCATATGGTGGGCGCAAAATAGAGGGGACTCGACCAGTCGCGTCCTCGATTTTTTGGCTGGAGATTTGGACTTCTTCTGCTACTTGATCCCTTCCGATTTTCGTCAGATCCTGGTGGTGGTCTGTGTGGTTGCCGATTTCATGGCCGGATTCGGCAACCTTTTTCGCAAGGGAGGGATATTTTTCAGCCTGACTTCCCAGCATGAAAAAAGTGGCCTGTACGTCATGGGCTTTGAGTATCTTGAGAATTCGTGGAGTTACCTCCACGTTGGGACCGTCATCAAACGTAAGAGCCACATATTTCCTTCCAGGTTCGATGGATGCATTTATGGATGTTCCTTCTGATGTACCTAGTGCAGCTGCCATTTCTTTATTTAAATAAGGGCGGATAAGTTTAATGGGGACCTCTACTTGGATTGGACCAGCCCCTTTAGCAGCGATTTCCGACTCCTCAAAGTACAACGTGAGTGCAGTCGGTGTTATGGACCAATTCCACGATGCCGGGTCTTTTAATACCTTATCCATCTTGTCGTCTGCTAGATTAATAGATTCATTTTTTTGGATTTGTTTTCGGACCATATGGATTGCTTTGCCACTGGTTTGCATGATGTCCGATAGGTGTAAAATTCTCTTTTCCGAAGCATCAATGGTATAGGTCTTTACCTGTTGTTGACCACGGATATTATTTACCAACTGATACGA
Coding sequences:
- a CDS encoding PTS ascorbate transporter subunit IIC, translating into MVDIIMKDILGTPAILVGLFALIGLLIQRKNSGDVVSGTLKTVMGFVILGAGANVLVQSLGQFSSMFNHAFEVDGVIPNNEAVVALAQESFGTETAMIMLFGMIVNILIARFSPFKYIFLTGHHTMFMACLIAVILTTGGFTGVPLIILGSIILGALMVLSPAMLQPFTRKVTGSDDFAVGHFGSIGYLVSAAVGKAVGKGSKSTEEIKVPKSLGFLRDTSVSVSLTMVILFFIVAGAAGPAFVEGELSGGQNFLVFAFMQGITFAVGVYIILAGVRMLLGEIVPAFKGIADKIVPNAKPALDCPAIFPFAGNAVIIGFLFSFIAGLVSMLFLPLLGLKVIVPGLVPHFFTGAAAGVFGNATGGRRGAVIGSMANGVMISFLPALLLPVLGNLGFQGTTFGDADFGLVGIVLGNLVSLIESNVIVFASIIVLLAILFFISFKSKGTGEKEETEVA
- a CDS encoding PTS sugar transporter subunit IIB, translated to MKKVLVVCGNGLGSSMIVEMNVKAALKDMGKEAEVSHTDLTTAKTEQADLFIGSEDIVESLEDGRKHVVKLKNLMDKNELRAALEQNI
- a CDS encoding BglG family transcription antiterminator, yielding MVLDKRRAHLLSIIQHSPDPVPTKELVARMNLSQRTIYYDLDQINSWLRTEGLEPIESQHGKGLFLPPESKSQLMVSKDQSFEDWQYQLSKEEREVLIKASILLEEQDASMQRFMDLTSMSRGTIAKVIKDIKKEFREAGLDLYYKKGSGYRLMGPEEAKRTMLSTILATIFSHQDWQNVRNEVHRMIQPEADTWSQETEQRRLVREILYEAEKELGLTLTDEMVEILSLQLLMIIKRIELQKYTSVPYEEKEVLKQTEAYRAALHITNKLDVTFPDDEVCFITMNLLGSKVQQDNFNRYTEQELSGLKEVVQRMIHDFQLYSCVVFDDKKGLEENLISHIKPTFYRLKYGLSIANDLSDSIQTTYPDIFHLTKRVMRHLELYVGKTVPDEEAAYITLHFGGWLTKEKKKVETKFRALIVCENGIGTSNMLRTQLENLIAGLNVITTLSMREYRTNTYEADIIFSTNYIKEKDIPVIHVPAILTNLEKERVMQRMNELFDSKPNEKNRTDLLMDVIKRHATVHEEDALKRDLVQLLEQTTPTIKELRKPMLNELLTEQTIQLKDRVTSWEEAIRVASEPLVDQQSIRPDYVDAMITNVKELGPYIVIAPNIAIPHARPETGVEQLGMSFLRLEEPVYFSEKEKHRAQLIIVLAAIDNQTHLKALAQLTELLSNEDNVEKLISASDRQTIIELINQTVEV
- a CDS encoding HIT domain-containing protein is translated as MTNDFYCDEVLSGKTEIKKVLETDNVLAYHHTRPFYPVHIVAIPKKHIPSLLTLEEGDDELLLELMGVIKKVAHMVTNESGACKVITNIGDYQDSKHLHWHIVSGKALR
- a CDS encoding HIT family protein, encoding MTNEETCPFCNPDEDKDQNIIFENESCYFLQHNKHQDVLEGSGVIVPKNHHADAFELTEKEWNDTYKLLQKAKKYLNEEFSPDGYTLGWNVGEVSNQFIFHCHLHVIPRYNDEPLAGKGVRYWLKQPENKRRRLKSSK
- a CDS encoding CsbD family protein, which translates into the protein MRENHDQIKGKRKQTKGDLKKGLGKLTNDDRIIAEGERDKDKGKIQEKVGDVKESIKKSW
- a CDS encoding Type 1 glutamine amidotransferase-like domain-containing protein; its protein translation is MVNLFLSGGGDKEQTQILDKEFVSAKDLNKPLLYIPIAMQGEIPYEDCYKWIHSVFSPQGINEIEMWTDLEAKSLEDLKKFSSIYIGGGNTFYLLNTLRETGFDTILKEFVDNQGIVYGGSAGAIILGRDILTSSHMDSNRTNLKSFEGFNYIDSYSVWCHYEPGHDDLIKQYVDKHGISVIALPEETGIVLSEGTLKVIGSSPAYIFRIRDQYVVEPNGEIE
- a CDS encoding cytidine deaminase produces the protein MLKVRPLEDRDYELIREAEKVIEKNYRYGRHHIGSAVRSASGLVYSAVHVEANVGRITVCGEAMAIGKSISEGDHEFETIVAVAHPHPHEDIEKCWVVAPCGMCRELISDYGENTDVIIPYNGELVKCHVLELLPEKYTSDMEEK
- a CDS encoding kinase, whose translation is MGMSKVSIDEVTETLLSRLSRYQKKFSENRRFIVGIDGLGGAGKTTVAKELRHALELCNHEAFIVHLDDHIVETHKRYGTGNDEWFEYYFLQWDIGLIETELFRKLHTSGSITLPFYHSSTDSVIRKPIHLPPSAIILIEGVFLQRKEWRRYVDFMIYIDCSHELRVERVLDRDLYLGDHQARLEKYKRRYWVAEDYYVDEVDPIGSADYIYRIFK
- a CDS encoding class I SAM-dependent methyltransferase; this encodes MLDILKQNKKSWDKVARHFNGKDALPSYGPFTQTEEELRLFDDITSKKVLDIGCGSGHSLLYMKEIGASELWGVDLSGTQIETAKETLKGLDANLSCSPMEEDIGLPKAYFDIVYSIYAIGWTTDLPSTLRLIHSYLKTGGSLIFSWDHPLYPHMKSEDGQIYLEGSYQKEGITTYPNFKGEDAPVVIPKRKLSTYINEVIKAGFTIESVIESDVSAAFDSVEEEVSDRYYSLYKARKFPTTMVIKARKGGPHVL
- a CDS encoding NIPSNAP family protein, which produces MFYRRKFYLVKKEFVETFNDHFNHTNLPNQIRHGSRLIGRWMKDHDEETVEIFAIWEYDSQEDYMKIETSIRNDQEHLKRIRDWYEEHGGREFVAKEYIIEMRNEALETTVR
- a CDS encoding polysaccharide deacetylase family protein — translated: MLKKIPFRRIRWPGWVVLFVLGFSFVYGMAQLVVGIGFDKDSGQASLSSINFETVTEKTDTYTMSVKTPVIGDSNIHKPIQGWIKQEKESFLAAVKENKDELGEGYRAHLIIQADVKKATNDTYSLIFNSYQLVNNIRGQQQVKTYTIDASEKRILHLSDIMQTSGKAIHMVRKQIQKNESINLADDKMDKVLKDPASWNWSITPTALTLYFEESEIAAKGAGPIQVEVPIKLIRPYLNKEMAAALGTSEGTSINASIEPGRKYVALTFDDGPNVEVTPRILKILKAHDVQATFFMLGSQAEKYPSLAKKVAESGHEIGNHTDHHQDLTKIGRDQVAEEVQISSQKIEDATGRVPSILRPPYGAINDEVVEVAGDYGSPIVLWSVDSLDWKNKNADAINRVVQKEITPGSIILLHDVHPTTAEALPTLLTTLEKEGYQFVTVSQLQSINAEVSAGPYYGNI